GGCACTACCTGTACGGTGCCGAAGTCTTTCCGCCACGTCTCTGCCTTAACGGCAGCGTCATTGTTGAGTCTCTTGACGGAGTTTGTGGCCGAATTCGAGACCTTGCATTCGAGCGCCATCGTCCTACCATCCCACAATCCGATTAGGAAGTCCGCCTTTCGAGTTCCAAGCATCGACTCTCGGCAGAATTCCCCTGGTGCGGGGGCTGACGAGAGCGTGGCGACACGACGAGCGTTCACCTTTCGAAACCGTGATCTTTGAAGCTGGGTTGCAACAAACCGCTCTTGGATTTCCTTCCCTTCATTCCTTCTCATCGTTTCAAGCCGTCTCATGGCAAGCAATGCCGTTGTTGCTAGTACGGCTGCGGAACGTGCATGCTCGTCCGGTTCCCATCCCTCAGTAAGCCAGGGGAATCGTTTTCGGTCGTGCCAGTCTTTGATAAAGCCAACAAGCCGATCGAGGAGAGCAGGGTCATCCGAAAGCCGGCCGGGTGCGAGCGATACGGTCTGTACCAGCACTTTAAGGTCATCTACGGAAATAGGAGGCCCTGATATATACCGAAAAACCTCTTGTTTCCGTTTGTCGGAAAGTAGGTCGAGGGCGTGTTCGTCTATTTGGGCAAGGTCTACGGTCTGCTCTAAAAATTCTTCGACCACACCTTGGTACTCGTCAAACAATTCGAGATACAATTCCAAAGGTTCAGTATGGCGCCCCTCTCGAAAATGCGCTTCGGATGTTTTACGGGCTTTGTCTAACTCTTCAGTTGTCCATTTCGGAGGTTCGAGCAATTCCGATCTCCTTTAATATTTCCGGTTCCGGGATAGGCAACC
This is a stretch of genomic DNA from bacterium. It encodes these proteins:
- a CDS encoding XamI family restriction endonuclease, whose amino-acid sequence is MLEPPKWTTEELDKARKTSEAHFREGRHTEPLELYLELFDEYQGVVEEFLEQTVDLAQIDEHALDLLSDKRKQEVFRYISGPPISVDDLKVLVQTVSLAPGRLSDDPALLDRLVGFIKDWHDRKRFPWLTEGWEPDEHARSAAVLATTALLAMRRLETMRRNEGKEIQERFVATQLQRSRFRKVNARRVATLSSAPAPGEFCRESMLGTRKADFLIGLWDGRTMALECKVSNSATNSVKRLNNDAAVKAETWRKDFGTVQVVPAAMLSGVYALHNLQDAQDRGLTLFWAHNLPALMDWLHRTKS